The following coding sequences lie in one Zingiber officinale cultivar Zhangliang chromosome 2B, Zo_v1.1, whole genome shotgun sequence genomic window:
- the LOC122045482 gene encoding auxin response factor 7-like isoform X2 produces MASSAEAFTKAGYGNEPGQAFPSDSAAGTGSEDALYSELWHACAGPLVTLPRQGEKVFYFPQGHIEQVEASTNQVADKQMRVYELSSKILCRVINVQLKAEPETDEVFAQVMLFPEPSQDENAVEKETLSPPPPKPHVYSFCKTLTASDTSTHGGFSVLRRHADECLPPLDMRQQPPTQELVAKDLHGAEWRFRHIFRGQPRRHLLQSGWSVFVSSKRLVAGDAFIFLRGENGELRVGVRRAMRQQANVPSSVISSHNMHLGVLATAWHALTTGTMFTVYYKPRTSPSEFIIPYSQYMESIKNNYSIGMRFKMRFEGDEAPEQRFTGTIVEIGDADSNLWPESKWRCLKVRWDESTSIPRPERVSPWKVEPAVSPPVTPPTMSRAKKCRSNALGPSPDSFVQAKEELSQGHGASRVFQDQDIMLFRGNLIDGNVLNFAEKSMIQPPPDEGLKKNASCQRRIDSDNLTELTRPTHNYVNIGFQNFDDSHRPFSAQVAPSPSARSSLINFFHHQNEEPALHPDQSPLMACNHSFETVSNLKMHDNEMPYFDTQNVKYGRLMDYYQTQGIRAQKNLPNRSMHLQLASQCEIISSPRLIKPHPLTVLSDEITQPKERESCKLFGFDLNNTTTISYQGIPGTNASYGPLLYSQTTAPIIEKDARGTYYLPEFSKETKAIDSSTVESENVECVHPCPPSDLQKKLQVVSNRSCTKVHKQGVALGRSVDLTKFDGYDQLIEELDQLFEFKGELMAPNKNWMIVFTDNEDDMMLVGDDPWQEFCAMVRKIFIYTKEEVQKMDSSTLNPKNEDCPDMKENVKETKGSQSASSSNSKNS; encoded by the exons ATGGCTTCTTCCGCCGAGGCCTTCACGAAGGCCGGCTACGGAAATGAACCGGGGCAAGCATTCCCCTCCGACTCCGCCGCTGGAACAG GATCTGAGGACGCGCTGTATTCTGAGCTATGGCACGCCTGCGCCGGCCCTCTGGTGACCCTTCCTCGGCAAGGGGAGAAGGTTTTCTACTTCCCCCAAGGGCATATTGAGCAG GTGGAGGCTTCCACTAATCAGGTGGCCGACAAGCAGATGCGAGTTTATGAGCTGTCGTCTAAGATCCTTTGCCGCGTGATTAATGTCCAGTTGAAG GCCGAACCAGAGACAGATGAGGTGTTTGCTCAGGTGATGTTGTTTCCCGAGCCAAGT CAAGATGAGAATGCAGTGGAGAAGGAGACTTTGTCGCCTCCACCTCCAAAACCTCATGTTTACTCCTTCTGCAAAACGTTGACTGCATCTGACACTAGTACCCATGGAGGCTTCTCTGTGTTGAGGAGGCATGCAGATGAATGCCTACCTCCCCTG GACATGCGTCAACAACCTCCTACGCAAGAACTAGTGGCAAAAGACTTGCATGGGGCGGAGTGGCGCTTCCGCCACATCTTCCGTG GTCAACCAAGGAGACATTTGCTTCAAAGTGGATGGAGTGTCTTTGTTAGTTCAAAAAGGCTTGTTGCTGGGGATGCTTTTATTTTCCTGAG AGGGGAAAATGGCGAATTACGTGTGGGTGTGAGACGTGCAATGAGACAACAGGCAAATGTTCCATCGTCAGTCATATCAAGCCATAACATGCACCTTGGTGTCCTTGCAACCGCATGGCATGCTCTTACCACTGGAACAATGTTTACTGTTTACTATAAACCAAG GACAAGCCCATCTGAGTTCATTATCCCCTACAGTCAATATATGGAATCTATTAAAAACAATTATTCTATTGGAATGAGGTTCAAGATGAGGTTTGAAGGGGATGAGGCCCCTGAGCAGAG GTTTACGGGTACTATAGTCGAAATAGGAGATGCTGATTCCAACCTTTGGCCTGAATCAAAATGGAGATGTCTCAAG GTTCGCTGGGATGAGAGCACATCCATTCCTCGCCCAGAGAGAGTTTCTCCATGGAAAGTAGAGCCTGCTGTGTCCCCTCCAGTGACCCCTCCAACCATGTCGAGGGCCAAAAAGTGTAGATCAAATGCTTTAGGACCTTCTCCTGATTCTTTTGTTCAGGCAAAAGAAG AACTTTCCCAAGGTCATGGAGCTTCCAGAGTTTTTCAGGATCAAGACATCATGCTGTTTAGAGGCAATTTGATTGATGGTAATGTGTTGAACTTTGCAGAGAAGTCCATGATACAACCTCCACCTGATGAGGGACTAAAAAAAAATGCTTCCTGCCAGAGACGGATTGATTCAGATAACCTCACTGAATTAACTAGGCCAACGCATAATTATGTAAACATAGGATTTCAGAATTTTGATGATTCACATAGGCCCTTTTCTGCCCAAGTTGCTCCAAGTCCAAGTGCCAGAAGTTCACTGATAAATTTTTTTCATCACCAAAATGAAGAACCAGCCTTGCATCCAGATCAATCTCCTTTGATGGCCTGCAATCATTCCTTTGAAACAGTGTCAAACTTGAAGATGCATGATAACGAGATGCCTTATTTTGATACTCAGAATGTCAAATATGGCAGATTGATGGACTATTATCAAACACAAGGCATTAGGGCTCAGAAAAATCTACCTAATAGGTCAATGCATTTACAATTGGCTTCTCAATGTGAAATCATATCCTCGCCAAGGTTGATAAAACCTCATCCATTGACTGTACTGTCTGATGAGATCACACAACCCAAAGAAAGGGAGAGCTGCAAATTATTTGGTTTTGATCTCAACAATACCACTACAATATCTTACCAAGGAATTCCAGGAACAAATGCTTCATATGGGCCATTATTATATAGCCAAACAACTGCACCAATAATCGAGAAAGATGCCCGAGGAACTTATTACCTTCCTGAGTTTTCCAAAGAAACAAAGGCTATTGATTCCTCTACGGTTGAAAGTGAGAATGTGGAGTGTGTTCATCCTTGTCCACCATCGGATTTACAGAAGAAGCTTCAAGTTGTGTCAAACAGGAGCTGCaccaag GTTCATaagcagggtgttgcacttggaAGATCTGTTGACTTGACGAAGTTTGATGGTTATGACCAATTGATCGAGGAGTTAGATCAGCTATTTGAATTCAAAGGAGAATTGATGGCCCCAAATAAAAATTGGATGATTGTATTTACTGATAATGAGGATGATATGATGCTTGTTGGAGATGACCCTTGGCA GGAATTTTGTGCTATGGTCCGTAAGATTTTTATATACACAAAAGAGGAGGTCCAGAAGATGGATTCAAGTACCTTGAACCCAAAAAATGAAGATTGTCCTGATATGAAAGAGAATGTCAAGGAAACAAAAGGCAGTCAATCTGCATCAtcatctaattcaaaaaactcatAG
- the LOC122045482 gene encoding auxin response factor 4-like isoform X1 gives MASSAEAFTKAGYGNEPGQAFPSDSAAGTGSEDALYSELWHACAGPLVTLPRQGEKVFYFPQGHIEQVEASTNQVADKQMRVYELSSKILCRVINVQLKAEPETDEVFAQVMLFPEPSQDENAVEKETLSPPPPKPHVYSFCKTLTASDTSTHGGFSVLRRHADECLPPLDMRQQPPTQELVAKDLHGAEWRFRHIFRGQPRRHLLQSGWSVFVSSKRLVAGDAFIFLRGENGELRVGVRRAMRQQANVPSSVISSHNMHLGVLATAWHALTTGTMFTVYYKPRTSPSEFIIPYSQYMESIKNNYSIGMRFKMRFEGDEAPEQRFTGTIVEIGDADSNLWPESKWRCLKVRWDESTSIPRPERVSPWKVEPAVSPPVTPPTMSRAKKCRSNALGPSPDSFVQAKEATTELSQGHGASRVFQDQDIMLFRGNLIDGNVLNFAEKSMIQPPPDEGLKKNASCQRRIDSDNLTELTRPTHNYVNIGFQNFDDSHRPFSAQVAPSPSARSSLINFFHHQNEEPALHPDQSPLMACNHSFETVSNLKMHDNEMPYFDTQNVKYGRLMDYYQTQGIRAQKNLPNRSMHLQLASQCEIISSPRLIKPHPLTVLSDEITQPKERESCKLFGFDLNNTTTISYQGIPGTNASYGPLLYSQTTAPIIEKDARGTYYLPEFSKETKAIDSSTVESENVECVHPCPPSDLQKKLQVVSNRSCTKVHKQGVALGRSVDLTKFDGYDQLIEELDQLFEFKGELMAPNKNWMIVFTDNEDDMMLVGDDPWQEFCAMVRKIFIYTKEEVQKMDSSTLNPKNEDCPDMKENVKETKGSQSASSSNSKNS, from the exons ATGGCTTCTTCCGCCGAGGCCTTCACGAAGGCCGGCTACGGAAATGAACCGGGGCAAGCATTCCCCTCCGACTCCGCCGCTGGAACAG GATCTGAGGACGCGCTGTATTCTGAGCTATGGCACGCCTGCGCCGGCCCTCTGGTGACCCTTCCTCGGCAAGGGGAGAAGGTTTTCTACTTCCCCCAAGGGCATATTGAGCAG GTGGAGGCTTCCACTAATCAGGTGGCCGACAAGCAGATGCGAGTTTATGAGCTGTCGTCTAAGATCCTTTGCCGCGTGATTAATGTCCAGTTGAAG GCCGAACCAGAGACAGATGAGGTGTTTGCTCAGGTGATGTTGTTTCCCGAGCCAAGT CAAGATGAGAATGCAGTGGAGAAGGAGACTTTGTCGCCTCCACCTCCAAAACCTCATGTTTACTCCTTCTGCAAAACGTTGACTGCATCTGACACTAGTACCCATGGAGGCTTCTCTGTGTTGAGGAGGCATGCAGATGAATGCCTACCTCCCCTG GACATGCGTCAACAACCTCCTACGCAAGAACTAGTGGCAAAAGACTTGCATGGGGCGGAGTGGCGCTTCCGCCACATCTTCCGTG GTCAACCAAGGAGACATTTGCTTCAAAGTGGATGGAGTGTCTTTGTTAGTTCAAAAAGGCTTGTTGCTGGGGATGCTTTTATTTTCCTGAG AGGGGAAAATGGCGAATTACGTGTGGGTGTGAGACGTGCAATGAGACAACAGGCAAATGTTCCATCGTCAGTCATATCAAGCCATAACATGCACCTTGGTGTCCTTGCAACCGCATGGCATGCTCTTACCACTGGAACAATGTTTACTGTTTACTATAAACCAAG GACAAGCCCATCTGAGTTCATTATCCCCTACAGTCAATATATGGAATCTATTAAAAACAATTATTCTATTGGAATGAGGTTCAAGATGAGGTTTGAAGGGGATGAGGCCCCTGAGCAGAG GTTTACGGGTACTATAGTCGAAATAGGAGATGCTGATTCCAACCTTTGGCCTGAATCAAAATGGAGATGTCTCAAG GTTCGCTGGGATGAGAGCACATCCATTCCTCGCCCAGAGAGAGTTTCTCCATGGAAAGTAGAGCCTGCTGTGTCCCCTCCAGTGACCCCTCCAACCATGTCGAGGGCCAAAAAGTGTAGATCAAATGCTTTAGGACCTTCTCCTGATTCTTTTGTTCAGGCAAAAGAAG CAACCACAGAACTTTCCCAAGGTCATGGAGCTTCCAGAGTTTTTCAGGATCAAGACATCATGCTGTTTAGAGGCAATTTGATTGATGGTAATGTGTTGAACTTTGCAGAGAAGTCCATGATACAACCTCCACCTGATGAGGGACTAAAAAAAAATGCTTCCTGCCAGAGACGGATTGATTCAGATAACCTCACTGAATTAACTAGGCCAACGCATAATTATGTAAACATAGGATTTCAGAATTTTGATGATTCACATAGGCCCTTTTCTGCCCAAGTTGCTCCAAGTCCAAGTGCCAGAAGTTCACTGATAAATTTTTTTCATCACCAAAATGAAGAACCAGCCTTGCATCCAGATCAATCTCCTTTGATGGCCTGCAATCATTCCTTTGAAACAGTGTCAAACTTGAAGATGCATGATAACGAGATGCCTTATTTTGATACTCAGAATGTCAAATATGGCAGATTGATGGACTATTATCAAACACAAGGCATTAGGGCTCAGAAAAATCTACCTAATAGGTCAATGCATTTACAATTGGCTTCTCAATGTGAAATCATATCCTCGCCAAGGTTGATAAAACCTCATCCATTGACTGTACTGTCTGATGAGATCACACAACCCAAAGAAAGGGAGAGCTGCAAATTATTTGGTTTTGATCTCAACAATACCACTACAATATCTTACCAAGGAATTCCAGGAACAAATGCTTCATATGGGCCATTATTATATAGCCAAACAACTGCACCAATAATCGAGAAAGATGCCCGAGGAACTTATTACCTTCCTGAGTTTTCCAAAGAAACAAAGGCTATTGATTCCTCTACGGTTGAAAGTGAGAATGTGGAGTGTGTTCATCCTTGTCCACCATCGGATTTACAGAAGAAGCTTCAAGTTGTGTCAAACAGGAGCTGCaccaag GTTCATaagcagggtgttgcacttggaAGATCTGTTGACTTGACGAAGTTTGATGGTTATGACCAATTGATCGAGGAGTTAGATCAGCTATTTGAATTCAAAGGAGAATTGATGGCCCCAAATAAAAATTGGATGATTGTATTTACTGATAATGAGGATGATATGATGCTTGTTGGAGATGACCCTTGGCA GGAATTTTGTGCTATGGTCCGTAAGATTTTTATATACACAAAAGAGGAGGTCCAGAAGATGGATTCAAGTACCTTGAACCCAAAAAATGAAGATTGTCCTGATATGAAAGAGAATGTCAAGGAAACAAAAGGCAGTCAATCTGCATCAtcatctaattcaaaaaactcatAG